Below is a window of Yersinia kristensenii DNA.
TGAGAGGAAGTCATGACAGCTGAATTACTGGTCAATATCACACCGTCTGAAACGCGGGTTGCCTACATTGATGGTGGCATCCTGCAAGAAATTCACATTGAGCGCGAAGCTAAAAGAGGCATCGTCGGCAATATCTACAAAGGCCGTGTTAGCCGGGTGTTACCGGGTATGCAGGCGGCTTTTGTCGATATAGGGTTGGATAAAGCCGCTTTCCTTCATGCTTCCGATATCATGCCCCACACCGAATGCGTGGCTGGGGATGAGCAGAAAAACTTCAATGTGCGCGATATCGCTGAACTGGTTCGCCAGGGGCAGGATTTAATGGTGCAGGTGGTGAAAGATCCGCTTGGCACCAAAGGCGCACGTTTAACCACTGATATCACGCTACCTTCTCGCTATCTGGTGTTAATGCCAGGGGCTGCCCATGTTGGTGTTTCCCAGCGTATTGAAAGTGAAGTTGAACGCGAACGCCTGAAAAAAACCGTGGCAGAGTATTGCGATGAGCAAGGTGGTTTTATTATCCGTACCGCCGCGGAGGGGATTGGTGAAGAAGAGTTGGCCGCTGATGCCGCCTTCCTTAAACGCTTATGGACGAAAGTTCAGGAACGTAAAAAACGCAATATCACCAAATATAAGCTGTATGGTGAAATGGCACTGGCGCAGCGGGTGCTCCGTGACTTTGCCGGCGCTGCGTTGGATAAAATCCGTGTTGACTCCAAATTGACTTACGATTTGCTGGTGGAGTTTACCCGTGAATATATTCCAGAAATGACTGAGAAACTGGAGTTGTATGCGGGCAAACAACCCATTTTTGATCTCTACGATGTCGAAAATGAAATACAGCGCTCTTTAGAACGCAAAGTTGAATTAAAATCAGGTGGTTACCTGATTATTGACCAGACAGAAGCCATGACCACCGTGGATATCAACACCGGTGCATTTGTCGGTCATCGTAATCTTGACGAAACTATCTTCAACACCAATATTGAGGCCACTCAAGCTATCGCCCGCCAGTTGCGGATGCGCAATCTGGGGGGGATTATCATTATTGATTTCATTGATATGAGTAATGAAGAACATCGTCGGCGTGTTTTGCATTCACTGGAGCAAGCGCTGAGTAAAGATCGGGTAAAAACCAGTATTAACGGTTTCTCTCAGCTAGGCTTAGTTGAAATGACCCGTAAACGCACGCGGGAGAGCATCGAGCATGTGCTGTGCAATGAGTGCCCGACCTGCCGTGGCCGTGGCACGGTCAAATCAGTGGAAACCGTGTGTTATGAAATCTTGCGCGAGATTGTCCGTGTTCACCATGCTTATGATTCCGACCGCTTCCTGGTTTATGCATCTCCGGCAGTGGGCGAAGCGCTGAAAGGCGAAGAGTCTCATGCGCTGGCTGAAGTGGAAATCTTCGTCGGTAAGCAAGTGAAAGTCCAGATTGAGCCACTGTATAATCAAGAACAGTTTGATGTGGTGATGATGTAAGCACCTCCCGGCCTGTGTGTATAGGTTCTATCGGGAGCCGCGGCCACTTGTGCGGCGGATAGCAAGGAGAGAAGTGTGAGGCGACTGCCCAGGATAATGTTTGCGACAGGCGCCACAATAATTGTTGTGGTGGCGCTGTTGGTCAGTGGGCTACGCATGATGCTGCCTCACATCAACGATTATCGTCCGCAAATCGTGGCCAAAATTCAGTCCATTAGTGGCATTCCACTGGAAGTGGGGTTCATGCAAGGGACGTGGGAAACCTTTGGTCCGACGTTGGAAATGCGTGATATTCGTGCGACATTGCCGCAAGCCAATTGGCAGGTGCAACGGGTGACCCTTGCGCTTGATGTATGGCAATCATTGCTGCATTGGCGCTGGCAATTCCGTGATATGACTTTCTATCAATTGCAGCTGGATCTCAACACCACGTTGGATCGGCAGCAGAACAATGGCAACAACTTTGAAGCCAGCACGCTCACTGATATCTTCTTACGCCAATTAGATCATTTTGATCTGCGCAACAGCCGTGTTTCATTCCTTACCCCATCAGGCCCTCGCGCCGAATTAGAGATCCCACAGTTGACCTGGCTTAACTCCCCAAGTCGGCATCGCGCTGAGGGGCAAATCAGTCTGTCGACTATCAATGGTCAGCACGGCGTGTTGATGGTGCGGATGGATCTGCATGATAATCAGGGGATTTTGAGCAATGGCACTGTTTATATGCAGGCCGATAATATTGATTTAAAACCTTGGATTAGCCGTTGGCTGCATAATAATACTGGGTTAGACAGTGCCGAGTTCAGTCTGGCGGCCTGGTTGAGTATCAAAAGTGGCGAAATCTACAGTGGCAATGTGCTGCTCAGCCAGGGGCAGGCCAATTGGACGGTGGGGAGCGAATCCCACCAACTTGCGGTGGATGATTTTGTGCTGGAAGGCTGCCGACAGGGCAATGGCTGGCAAATTGATGCGCCGGAATTGAACCTCAAAACTGACGGCCAATCTTGGCCAAAAGGGCATTTATCTGCGCTGTGGTTGCCGGAAAATACCCAATTTATTGGGCCAGACCAATCTCAAGAATTACGAATTCGTGCCACGAATATTCAGCTAGAGCGAGTGGGGCCGATATTGCCCACATTGTCACTTTTTACTCCTGAGTTAATGAATCACTTAGCGGATTTGCAGCCACAAGGGATTATCGATGCGCTGGCATTGGATATTCCCATCAGCCAGCCGCAAAAGACCCGTTTTCAGGCCAAATGGCACGATATCAGTTGGCAGCATTGGGATATGTTGCCGGGGGTAAATAATTTTGCCGGTGCACTCAGTGGCTCTGCCGAACTTGGGCGGCTGGATATCAACTTAAAAAACAGTACATTACCTTATGGCGATATGTTCCGCGCACCACTGGAGGTGAGCCAAGCCAGTGGCGCAGTGAACTGGCAAGTTGATGATAAGGGCTGGGAGTTATGGAGTGATCAACTGGATGTTCGGGCTAAATCATTATGGGGCAATGGCAGTTTCCGCTATATGCAGCCAGATGGTGGCCAGCCGTGGCTCAAGATTCTGAGCGGTATCCGCCTGTATGATGCTACTGATGCCTGGCGCTATTTCCCGGTGCCGTTAATGGGCGAGAAACTGGCCGATTATCTGACTGAGGCGCTACAGGGTGGGCAGGTGGATAATGCCACGCTGATTTACAACGGCAATCCCCATGATTTCCCTTATAAACATAAAGAAGGCCAGTTCCAGGTTTATGTTCCACTGCGTAACGCCACCTTCCAGTTCCAGCCCGATTGGCCTGCGTTGGACAATTTAGCCATTGACCTCAATTTCCTCAATGAAGGTCTATGGATGAACGCGCCTCACGCCATGCTGGGTAAGGTTACCGGCAGCAATATCAGCGCCATCATTCCCGATTACCTGAAAGAAAAACTGTATGTCGATGCTGAAGTCGTTGGTGAAGGGCGCGCTGTCCATGACTACTTTACTGGCACCCCCCTTAAAGATTCAGTGGCGGAAACATTGCAAGAATTGCAGGTCGGAGGCAATGTAAGTGGGCGCTTACATCTCGATATCCCCTTGGAAGAAAACCGCATTACCCATGCCAGCGGTGAAGTGACACTGAAAAATAACAGCTTGTTGGTAAAGCCGCTGCAAAGCCAATTGGAGAATATCAGCGGAAAATTCCGCTTCAATGATGGCAATCTTGAGAGTGACACCTTATCAGCCAACTGGTTTGGGCAACCGTTAACCGTTGATTTTACTACTGAAGAGCAGCCAAAAAACTTTTTGGTCAATGTTGGGCTACATGGTGACTGGTTACCGGCTAAATTACCGGGGGTACCCGCCGATGTGGCGACATTGCTGAATGGCAGCGCCAGTTGGCAAGGCAAAGTTGCGGTACAATTACCCAAACACGGTAAACCAGATTATAAGATTGATGTCACTGCCGACCTCAAGAAAGTAAGCAGTCACTTACCGTCACCGCTAGATAAATCAAGTGGTCAATCTTTACCGCTCCAGGTACAGGTGGCCGGTGGGCTCGAGAGTTTCACCTTATCGGGCAGTGCGGGCGGTAATAATGCCTTTAATAGCCAATGGCTAATGCAAAAGCAGCAAGTGGAGTTGGCACGAGCTATCTGGCAGACCGGCAGCAAAAAAACGCCGCTGTTGCCGGATGATAAAGGTTTAGTGCTCAAGTTACCTAATCTGGATGGCGAGCGCTGGCTGGCCTTGCTCGGGTCTGAGTTTGCGGCCGTCAGTGCGCCTTTTGCTTCATCTGCTCAACCGACCCTAAAAGGCGGTGAATCCAATATCATTCTCCCTAAGCGGCTGATATTACAGACCCCGCAGCTGTTGATCGGTGGGCAAGCTTGGCATGATTTGGCCTTAATGGTCGAGCCGCTGCCCGCGGGAACCAAAGTCACGGCGAAAGGTCAGGAAGTGGATGGAAGTTTGCTGATGGCTGAGTTTGGGCCATGGAATGCCAACTTTGATTATCTTTATTACAACCCGCAATGGGCGGCCAGTGCAGACAAATCCCCACTGGCGCAAGCGGCATTGCAGGAGCCACAAGGCCCCAGTAAAATTTCGTTCCATGGCTGGCCAGCCCTACAATTGCGTTGTAAATCCTGTTGGGTCCTGGGGCAGAATATTGGGCGGGTTAATGCGGATTTGACCCCAAAAGGCAATATTCTGGCGCTGACCAATGGCCTTATTGAGGCGGGTAATGGGCGGGCGAAAATTACCGGGCAATGGCAACAAGAGGGTGACAGTGATAAAACCGAGCTCAATGTGGCACTGACCGGGCCAAAAATCGATGAAACCATCTCATTCTTTGGCCTGACGACACCCATGAAAGATGCTTCGTTTGATATCAATGCTGATGTCAATTGGCATGGTGTTCCGTGGCAACCACAGATAAATACCCTCAATGGTACATTAAGGGGTAAATTGGGTAGAGGGTTACTGACTGATCTCGGTGGCGGGCGGGCGGGCCAACTATTGCGGCTGGTCAGTTTTGACGCACTATTGCGTAAGCTCCAGCTCGATTTTAGTGATACGTTTAGTCGTGACTTCGCGTTTGATTCTATTCGCGCCACCGCCAATATCAAAAATGGCGTGATGCACACCAATGATTTAGTCGTTGATGGGCTAGCGGCTGATATTGCCATGAGCGGTAATGTCGATTTGGCGAAACGCCAGATAGCCATGGAAGCGGTTATTACGCCAGAGATTTCTGCCACTGTCGGTGTTGCAACTGCTTTTGCAATTAACCCAGTGGTCGGGGCAGCAGTATTTGCGGCCTCGAAGATTTTAGGGCCTTTATGGAGCAAGGTTTCGCTGATTCGCTACCAGATTACTGGCAGTTTGGATCAACCGACCATCCATGAAGTATTACGCCAACTAAAGGAGAGTAAGGCGCCATGAAAAATGCCAATGTTGCATTATTACAGCTATGCAGCGGTGAAAATACCCGTGACAATCTGGCTCAAATTGAGCAGCAGATCAAACAGTTAAACTCAGGCATTCAACTGGTTATGACGCCAGAAAATGCATTGCTATTTGCCAATGCAGCTTCCTATCGTCACCACGCCGAACAACATAATGACGGGCCATTACAGCAAGAAGTACGCGAGATGGCCCGCAAATATGGTGTCTGGATCCAAGTGGGATCCATGCCGATGATAAGCCGCGAGTCACCGGATCTTATCACCACCAGCAGCTTGCTGTTTGACGACCAAGGCGAGCTGAAAGCGCGCTATGACAAAATACATATGTTTGATGTGGATATAAAAGATATTCATGGCCGTTATCGTGAGTCAGATACCTATCAACCGGGCCAACAACTGACGGTGGTGGATACGCCGGTGGGCCGCTTGGGTATGACGGTTTGCTATGATTTGCGTTTCCCCGGCTTGTTCCAAGCTTTACGGGCACAGGGCGCTGAGATTATTTCAGTCCCGGCGGCCTTTACCAAAGTTACCGGTGAAGCGCATTGGGAAATTTTATTGCGCGCACGGGCGATTGAAAACCAGTGTGTAATACTGGCCGCAGCACAGGTAGGGCGTCATGGCGCGACCCGCCGTACCTGGGGCCACACCATGGCGGTCGATGCTTGGGGTAAAATCATTGGGCAGAATCCAGATGCGGTTGCTGCTTTAAAAGTCAAAATCGACACCACAGGTTTGAAAACTATTCGTAATCAGATGCCGGTATTGCAGCACAATCGCTTTGTGTCGTCGCTGGTGCCGCCATTATCTGATTCAAAACAATCATCTAAATAAAGAGTGAAAATTATGAGCCTCTCGTTTGTCAGTGAGCAGTTACTCGCTGCTAACAAGCTGAACCATCAGGACTTGTTCTCAGTATTGGGGCAGTTGGCTGAACGCCGCCTCGATTACGCTGACCTGTATTTCCAGTCCAGCTATCACGAGGCCTGGGTGTTGGAAGACAGCATCATCAAAGATGGCTCTTACAATATTGATCAGGGTGTTGGCGTGCGAGCAGTCAGCGGTGAAAAAACCGGTTTTGCCTATGCCGACCAAATCACCCTGAATGCCTTACAGCAAAGTGCCCATGCGGCACGCAGTATCGTGCGTGATACCGGCAATGGCAAAGTGCATACCTTGGGTGAGATTTCCCATCAGGCGCTCTATCCGCTGCTCGACCCGCTGCAAAGTTTGTCACGGGAAGACAAAATCGCTTTGTTGCACCGGGTCGATAAAGTGGCGCGTGCTGCGGACAAACGAGTGCAGGAAGTGAGTGCCAGTCTGACTGGCGTGTATGAGCAAATCCTGGTGGCGGCTACCGACGGTACGCTGGCGGCGGATGTACGCCCTCTGGTGCGGCTGTCAGTTAGCGTATTGGTGGAAGATAACGGCAAACGCGAACGCGGTGCCAGTGGTGGCGGTGGCCGTTTCGGCTATGACTACTTCCTGGAAACCGTTGATGGCGAAGTGCGGGCTGATAATTTTGCCAATGAAGCGGTCAGAATGGCACTGGTGAATCTGTCTGCTGTTGCCGCTCCTGCCGGTGCTATGCCGGTAGTATTAGGTGCAGGCTGGCCGGGTGTATTACTGCATGAGGCGGTAGGTCACGGGTTGGAAGGTGATTTTAACCGTCGTGGCAGCTCCGTATTTAGCGGCCAAATGGGTAAATTGGTGGCTTCAGAACTCTGTACTGTGGTGGATGATGGCACCATGCAAGGTCGCCGTGGCTCATTAGCTATTGATGATGAAGGGGTGCCGGGCCAGTACAACGTACTGATTGAAAACGGTATTCTGAAAGGTTATATGCAGGATAAGCTGAACGCACGCCTGATGGGGGTTGCGCCGACCGGTAACGGCCGCCGTGAATCCTATGCGCACTTGCCAATGCCGCGCATGACCAATACTTATATGTTGGCGGGCAAATCAACACCGGAAGAGATCATTGCCAGTGTGGAATATGGCCTGTATGCACCTAACTTTGGTGGTGGTCAGGTGGATATCACCTCCGGCAAATTTGTGTTCTCAACTTCCGAAGCTTACTTAATTGAGAAAGGCAAAATCACCCACGCGGTGAAAGGCGCGACCTTGATTGGCTCCGGCATTGAAGCTATGCAGCAGATTTCCATGGTCGGTAACGATCTGGCGCTGGATAAAGGCGTCGGAGTGTGTGGCAAAGAGGGGCAAAGCCTACCAGTGGGAGTCGGTCAACCGACTCTGAAACTGGATAATTTAACCGTGGGTGGCACGGCGTAGAGTTTTTATTTATCACTAATACTTTCCCATATTGTTGGGGAAAGTATTAGTGGCTGACATATTATGACCGCCGGAGCGATCGTTTTAATATAGTGCTCGTGATGTCGTATGTAAAATAGACATTTATTGATTTAAACTTCTTTTATCCATTGATTTTATTCCCCAGTCACTCGGGTAAATAGTTTTAAATGTGCTATGTATACAACGCTATATAGAGTTTTTAGTCTATATTCAGATATTGGAAGCGCTTGGGCGAACTCAGTCAACTTGAGTAGATCGGATTATTCTCAATTAAATTGAGAGTTTCCTCGCTAAATCGCGTTATTTATAGATATATACCAGCTAATTATCTAGCGATAACTGTGGTATATATCAGCGACTCGCTTAAAATACTCGGTTAAATAATCAATACAAACTTGGACTTTGAGTGGCATTTTATCTTTCTCGGTATATAGCGCATATACCGGCCGAGGATCTGAATGGTACTTTTTAAACAGCACTTCGACTTCACCACGTTTAATTTCTTCTATTACCCACATAAGTGGGGCATAGGCAATCCCCGCCCCCGCCTTGAGCCAGCGGATCATGGTCTGTGAGTCATTGGTGACAAAGCGCCCTTGCGGGGATATTTGTGTGGTAATTCCTTCTGGCGCAATTAATTCAAAATTGCTGTCTGGTCGAACGCTGTATTCCAGCCAGGAAAAATGGGTCATATCACTGGGTTTTTCCGGTGTGCCGTGCTGCGATAAATAGCTTTTAGCTGCACAGACCACCATCGGCATGGAGCCGAGGCGGCGCGAAAATAGCCCAGAATCTTGTAGTGCTCCTACGCGGATCACCACATCTAAACCATCGGTAATCAAGTCCGGTGCTGGAATTCCGGTGACCAGATTGACCGACAAACCGGGGTACTCTGTCAGCATTTCAGCCGTCATGGTTGCTAGCACATTTTGTGCCATCGTGGATGAACAGCCGATGCGCAGTGTACCGGTTGGCGTGTTGTTAAAGGCATACAGTTGTTCATGGACTTCCTGCACTTCCTGCAACATGCGCCGGCAGCCCTGATAATAAATCCGCCCCGCTTCTGTCAGGCCAATACGGCGTGTGCTGCGGTTAAGCAACTTAACATTTAGCTCTGTTTCCAGTTTTGACACGGTCTGGCTGATTGACGACACGCTCATTTCTAACTGCCGTGCTGCACCGGTAAAGGAACCGCACTCGACAACCTTGGCGAATACTGACATCCGTTTTAATCTTTCCACAGTCCCTCCGGATGGATTGTTTTTACAGTGAGTGTTTCACAGTGATTGTTAACTCTGGCTTAAAAGTGATTTAGATCACACATTGTAGATAAGTTGATAATAAGCAGGCTAATATACTGCTCTCGGGAGAACCGCCTCAAGGTTGAAAACCACGTAGCCGGAGTATGACCTCGCCTTATTCAAACAACAGTTATACCCGTCATACTTCAAGCTGCATGAGCGTTGGCTGTCATCACTCACCCCAGTCACTTACTGATGTAAGCTCTCGGGAATTAATGAGCCTCATCCTTGAGGCTCACCCTGCGGGCTAGCATAAATGCTGTTCAAATCGGTTCCCGACCGATTTGTGGCTCAGTTGCCGCCTTCCTGCAACTCGAATTATTTAGGGTATATACTCGTTATTTAAGTTTAACCTATATGGTGGGCTTATGGTTCTTGCTTTTAGCTGGGGTTGTAATGATTGGATGAGTTTCATTACCGGCCTGATTATTCACTCAGGTGGAGGCACCGGTACCCAATAACAGAAAGGATTTAAAGAATGAGTTTGCTTCCGGTGATGGTGATTTTCGGTCTGTCTTTCCC
It encodes the following:
- the tldD gene encoding metalloprotease TldD, whose product is MSLSFVSEQLLAANKLNHQDLFSVLGQLAERRLDYADLYFQSSYHEAWVLEDSIIKDGSYNIDQGVGVRAVSGEKTGFAYADQITLNALQQSAHAARSIVRDTGNGKVHTLGEISHQALYPLLDPLQSLSREDKIALLHRVDKVARAADKRVQEVSASLTGVYEQILVAATDGTLAADVRPLVRLSVSVLVEDNGKRERGASGGGGRFGYDYFLETVDGEVRADNFANEAVRMALVNLSAVAAPAGAMPVVLGAGWPGVLLHEAVGHGLEGDFNRRGSSVFSGQMGKLVASELCTVVDDGTMQGRRGSLAIDDEGVPGQYNVLIENGILKGYMQDKLNARLMGVAPTGNGRRESYAHLPMPRMTNTYMLAGKSTPEEIIASVEYGLYAPNFGGGQVDITSGKFVFSTSEAYLIEKGKITHAVKGATLIGSGIEAMQQISMVGNDLALDKGVGVCGKEGQSLPVGVGQPTLKLDNLTVGGTA
- the yhdP gene encoding AsmA2 domain-containing protein YhdP: MRRLPRIMFATGATIIVVVALLVSGLRMMLPHINDYRPQIVAKIQSISGIPLEVGFMQGTWETFGPTLEMRDIRATLPQANWQVQRVTLALDVWQSLLHWRWQFRDMTFYQLQLDLNTTLDRQQNNGNNFEASTLTDIFLRQLDHFDLRNSRVSFLTPSGPRAELEIPQLTWLNSPSRHRAEGQISLSTINGQHGVLMVRMDLHDNQGILSNGTVYMQADNIDLKPWISRWLHNNTGLDSAEFSLAAWLSIKSGEIYSGNVLLSQGQANWTVGSESHQLAVDDFVLEGCRQGNGWQIDAPELNLKTDGQSWPKGHLSALWLPENTQFIGPDQSQELRIRATNIQLERVGPILPTLSLFTPELMNHLADLQPQGIIDALALDIPISQPQKTRFQAKWHDISWQHWDMLPGVNNFAGALSGSAELGRLDINLKNSTLPYGDMFRAPLEVSQASGAVNWQVDDKGWELWSDQLDVRAKSLWGNGSFRYMQPDGGQPWLKILSGIRLYDATDAWRYFPVPLMGEKLADYLTEALQGGQVDNATLIYNGNPHDFPYKHKEGQFQVYVPLRNATFQFQPDWPALDNLAIDLNFLNEGLWMNAPHAMLGKVTGSNISAIIPDYLKEKLYVDAEVVGEGRAVHDYFTGTPLKDSVAETLQELQVGGNVSGRLHLDIPLEENRITHASGEVTLKNNSLLVKPLQSQLENISGKFRFNDGNLESDTLSANWFGQPLTVDFTTEEQPKNFLVNVGLHGDWLPAKLPGVPADVATLLNGSASWQGKVAVQLPKHGKPDYKIDVTADLKKVSSHLPSPLDKSSGQSLPLQVQVAGGLESFTLSGSAGGNNAFNSQWLMQKQQVELARAIWQTGSKKTPLLPDDKGLVLKLPNLDGERWLALLGSEFAAVSAPFASSAQPTLKGGESNIILPKRLILQTPQLLIGGQAWHDLALMVEPLPAGTKVTAKGQEVDGSLLMAEFGPWNANFDYLYYNPQWAASADKSPLAQAALQEPQGPSKISFHGWPALQLRCKSCWVLGQNIGRVNADLTPKGNILALTNGLIEAGNGRAKITGQWQQEGDSDKTELNVALTGPKIDETISFFGLTTPMKDASFDINADVNWHGVPWQPQINTLNGTLRGKLGRGLLTDLGGGRAGQLLRLVSFDALLRKLQLDFSDTFSRDFAFDSIRATANIKNGVMHTNDLVVDGLAADIAMSGNVDLAKRQIAMEAVITPEISATVGVATAFAINPVVGAAVFAASKILGPLWSKVSLIRYQITGSLDQPTIHEVLRQLKESKAP
- the nit1 gene encoding deaminated glutathione amidase; this translates as MKNANVALLQLCSGENTRDNLAQIEQQIKQLNSGIQLVMTPENALLFANAASYRHHAEQHNDGPLQQEVREMARKYGVWIQVGSMPMISRESPDLITTSSLLFDDQGELKARYDKIHMFDVDIKDIHGRYRESDTYQPGQQLTVVDTPVGRLGMTVCYDLRFPGLFQALRAQGAEIISVPAAFTKVTGEAHWEILLRARAIENQCVILAAAQVGRHGATRRTWGHTMAVDAWGKIIGQNPDAVAALKVKIDTTGLKTIRNQMPVLQHNRFVSSLVPPLSDSKQSSK
- the aaeR gene encoding HTH-type transcriptional activator AaeR; this encodes MERLKRMSVFAKVVECGSFTGAARQLEMSVSSISQTVSKLETELNVKLLNRSTRRIGLTEAGRIYYQGCRRMLQEVQEVHEQLYAFNNTPTGTLRIGCSSTMAQNVLATMTAEMLTEYPGLSVNLVTGIPAPDLITDGLDVVIRVGALQDSGLFSRRLGSMPMVVCAAKSYLSQHGTPEKPSDMTHFSWLEYSVRPDSNFELIAPEGITTQISPQGRFVTNDSQTMIRWLKAGAGIAYAPLMWVIEEIKRGEVEVLFKKYHSDPRPVYALYTEKDKMPLKVQVCIDYLTEYFKRVADIYHSYR
- the rng gene encoding ribonuclease G; its protein translation is MTAELLVNITPSETRVAYIDGGILQEIHIEREAKRGIVGNIYKGRVSRVLPGMQAAFVDIGLDKAAFLHASDIMPHTECVAGDEQKNFNVRDIAELVRQGQDLMVQVVKDPLGTKGARLTTDITLPSRYLVLMPGAAHVGVSQRIESEVERERLKKTVAEYCDEQGGFIIRTAAEGIGEEELAADAAFLKRLWTKVQERKKRNITKYKLYGEMALAQRVLRDFAGAALDKIRVDSKLTYDLLVEFTREYIPEMTEKLELYAGKQPIFDLYDVENEIQRSLERKVELKSGGYLIIDQTEAMTTVDINTGAFVGHRNLDETIFNTNIEATQAIARQLRMRNLGGIIIIDFIDMSNEEHRRRVLHSLEQALSKDRVKTSINGFSQLGLVEMTRKRTRESIEHVLCNECPTCRGRGTVKSVETVCYEILREIVRVHHAYDSDRFLVYASPAVGEALKGEESHALAEVEIFVGKQVKVQIEPLYNQEQFDVVMM